In Rhipicephalus microplus isolate Deutch F79 chromosome 9, USDA_Rmic, whole genome shotgun sequence, one genomic interval encodes:
- the LOC142771282 gene encoding uncharacterized protein LOC142771282, producing the protein MSNIVKRGRPSRRQGTGETRGMACRGGQQRRGSCSPQPAECWIEITELGALPPPATSVREPLFAHIPQELGTKLVVIGGHVALESSEPFECGLRAEPNAEPGPSVVAASPRQEQSLVNRNARTAFDSRNGTPLRLSGVTHASPRRSATSPAPSAVAAKPTSTLSTPPPPPLLARCVAHARENRASTVICVCGRHQPTIASQRNHDRNRSIPTTNPDNQAAYSSSHTASEATAPDDALMREEGDELAASAAYPPSQRPCEGERAITDGACTRRSVREMSSQTSPPGPSTLAQAPTERSVKDWTIKDVVRYVKRIRGCARHAEKFRKGEVNGAALLLLRIKHMTVYMGLPLGPAVKILRATRELGMRQRPN; encoded by the coding sequence ATGAGCAACATTGTGAAACGTGGAAGACCAAGCCGACGCCAGGGGACCGGTGAGACGAGAGGCATGGCGTGCCGCGGCGGCCAACAACGTCGTGGTTCATGTTCCCCCCAACCCGCCGAGTGCTGGATAGAGATTACTGAGCTAGGGGCACTACCTCCGCCGGCTACAAGCGTGAGAGAACCACTGTTCGCCCACATACCCCAAGAACTGGGCACCAAACTGGTCGTGATCGGCGGGCACGTCGCGCTGGAGTCGTCCGAACCATTCGAGTGCGGATTGAGAGCCGAACCCAATGCAGAGCCGGGACCAAGCGTCGTCGCCGCCAGTCCTCGGCAGGAGCAGTCTCTCGTCAACCGCAATGCACGCACCGCATTCGACAGCCGCAACGGGACGCCGTTGCGGTTATCGGGCGTCACACACGCTAGTCCTCGCCGATCTGCGACTTCTCCCGCTCCGTCGGCCGTTGCAGCTAAGCCTACTTCTACGCTGAGTACGCCGCCTCCTCCGCCACTCCTGGCACGGTGCGTCGCTCACGCGAGGGAAAACCGGGCTTCCACCGTGATATGCGTTTGCGGAAGACACCAGCCGACCATCGCTTCTCAGCGGAACCACGATCGGAACCGCAGCATCCCAACAACGAACCCGGACAACCAGGCGGCCTACTCGTCTTCGCACACCGCATCCGAAGCTACAGCCCCAGACGACGCACTCATGAGAGAAGAGGGCGATGAATTGGCGGCTTCTGCAGCCTACCCGCCATCCCAGCGTCCTTGCGAGGGTGAGCGTGCGATCACGGACGGCGCCTGTACGCGTAGGAGTGTGCGTGAAATGTCATCCCAGACCTCGCCGCCTGGTCCGAGTACGCTTGCACAGGCTCCTACGGAGAGATCAGTCAAGGACTGGACGATAAAAGACGTGGTACGGTACGTCAAGAGGATCCGCGGATGTGCCCGGCACGCCGAGAAGTTTCGCAAAGGAGAAGTTAACGGAGCAGCCTTGCTACTTCTTAGAATTAAACATATGACTGTCTATATGGGCCTCCCCCTTGGTCCGGCGGTGAAAATATTACGCGCAACACGTGAATTGGGCATGCGCCAGCGCCCGAATTAG